From the genome of candidate division KSB1 bacterium, one region includes:
- a CDS encoding TetR family transcriptional regulator, with amino-acid sequence MKQNSNDKRERILKAATQIFAQHGFYKSTIAQIAKLANVADGTIYLYFKNKDDLLISLFEEEMVKIIRRMKEEVAKEEGFENKIRKFIQIHLEVIASNKELAEVLQIELRQSHKFMKEYMGSKLNDYLNIISSIIIQGQKNGEVRPDIIPGIAKRILFGALDELSGFWVLSKNKRYSLATSAQTLGDIFIYGILAKPTSAGH; translated from the coding sequence ATGAAACAGAACAGCAATGACAAGCGCGAACGGATCCTTAAGGCAGCAACACAAATTTTTGCGCAGCACGGTTTCTACAAATCCACTATTGCCCAGATTGCCAAGCTAGCCAATGTCGCTGACGGTACGATTTATCTCTATTTCAAAAACAAAGATGATTTACTCATCTCCCTTTTCGAGGAAGAAATGGTTAAAATCATTCGGCGCATGAAGGAGGAGGTCGCCAAGGAAGAAGGTTTTGAGAACAAGATCAGAAAATTCATTCAAATTCATCTTGAGGTCATTGCCAGCAATAAGGAATTGGCCGAAGTATTGCAAATTGAGCTGCGCCAGAGCCATAAATTCATGAAAGAGTATATGGGCAGCAAGCTAAACGACTATTTGAACATCATCTCATCTATTATCATTCAAGGCCAGAAGAACGGCGAGGTTCGGCCTGATATTATTCCCGGGATCGCCAAACGAATCCTGTTTGGCGCGCTGGATGAGCTGTCTGGTTTCTGGGTGTTGTCCAAAAACAAACGGTATAGCCTCGCCACATCTGCTCAAACGCTGGGGGACATTTTTATTTATGGGATTCTGGCTAAGCCGACGAGCGCAGGTCATTAA